The Anopheles maculipalpis chromosome 3RL, idAnoMacuDA_375_x, whole genome shotgun sequence genomic sequence aaacaattaaatattAGGCAAACtactaaaaatttaataaataactcGTAGTTCAAACTTGCGCAttgcttgaaatatttcacgcaAGCTTTCACCAGTGAGAGCTTTCGAAAGCTTTATGCTGTTCGAATGCATCGTTCATAGTAGTAGTTAAGCATAATGTGAGTAGACAGAATTATGATTtatgttattaaaattaaaatggatttaaattatttactatTTGGCAAAACAGAACACAGCTAATAAAGTGCTTCAATTGCTAAACACTTTATACAAttctatacaaaaaaaagattattctTACTAAAAAGAATATCGTGTAATAAGCAATACTTCAACAAAAGTACACCAATACACCAcaattacattattttttatgaaatagACTATTGCTAGAAagtaaaatgataaatttctaGAGAATGTTGATAGTACAAATGAGTAAAAAACATACCAGCTTTGGTCACGTTTTACAACTCCTAAATAGCTTTTGTTCGGATAAGCGCAAATCAGAAGCACTCTTGTGCTTACAATAATTACCAAAAATAAGCATCAAATACACACATCGACGAAAGATTGCCAATGAAGAGTAAAATCAGTtgattactttattttatacatGTTCCTTTACCGGGTTTCTCTGGTTTCCGTCCTTCGCATTTTAgatccgtttttgttttttgtttttttgctggcaTGTTTATTCTGTTCGATTGCACACCGCTTTTATAACAATGCATACCGCCTAATTTACAGCACACTAACACGATAAATGTAACTCGACTTGCTCCGGTGCGgtgcgtgttgttttttttttgctttctctctctccttttcaTTCCTCGACGCCTGTGCGTATGCAATTGTACCGTTTGCCCTGTTTCATGCGTTCAGTTTGAgagttgttgtgtttgtttgttcataaTTAATGCATCTTGTgggatgtgtgttgtgtaaatttatatattcatttatttaatataCTTCTTCctcgtttttgcttttcatcttAATAATCTcctttgttttattgtaaaggagagttttttttcttgcatttcATTTACACGAATTCATTAAGAGATCCTAGAAACAACTTCCTTTGCTAATTCGGGGTTTCTTTTACTGGGCGTGCTAAAACTTGAAAATCTacacggttttttttattatacttttttttgctggcgcTGGCGAGACAGGGAAGAGAGTAATTGATAGTTTTGGCTTTTTGTGTTGCACTGTGAGcgtccgcgtgtgtgtgttattttgctTCCATTGTAGCACGTGCGTTGTTGGTCACCTGTCACCTGAGTGTCTTGATTGTAGCGTCGAAAAGCAAAATGTTCCATATTGTTGATACCAGCCTTGTCGATTATTACCTATATTCTcggtgttgtgtatgtgttgtgagTTTATCAACAATACACCATTTTGCTTCtcatgtgtctgtgtgtttgtgggtgacTTTGCCCGCTAGCGATCCTCTTTGGAAGAACTGCTCGCCCTAGCCATTACGCACTACTTCTTTTCCACTATATACAGCGGAAGACGCTCGTCCGCTTCTTGGGCGGCTTCCAACGCATCCAGCAACATCCGGTCCGGTTCCTTCTCAAACAGCTCCAGTAGATTGGGCGGAAGCGTATCCGGTGCCTGGCCAGCACTGGTACCGTTCAACTCTTCGGTTCGTGTTCGTGTTCCGTTGCCATTCGTGTCAGCCCGCCCAAAGCGCATCAGGTTACCGGCCCGTCCGAATCGCATCAGATTCGGTCCGGCACGGGCCGTCCGTCCGAACTGCGAGCTGGCAGCCAATAGTGCAACcgagggttcgtcgcttgctcgCCCGAATCGCATCAAGTTTCCGGCCCGACCGAACCGCAGATAGCCGGACCCGGTCGAACGTCGCTTACCGAAGCGCATCAGATTCTTCGGCGAGTCACGGCGGATGTACAGGATTTGTTTCGGTTTAATCTGTTCGCCCGATTCTGACAGGCCGGTGCTTAACATTTCTTCCGACGCACCAAGCCCACCGTTACGCTTCGTAGCCGCGGGTTCGTCGCCTGGCGCTTGGTTGGAAGGTTCAAGCTGTTCCGTTGAGGTGGCATACTCTTTGCTGAGCTCATCGTCGTGCAGTAGCGCTGCGTACGGGTCCCGTCCGAACCGCAAGAAGTTACGATCCGGTCGACCGAAGCGCATCAGATTGGCACGCGCCTGTCGCAGCATGTCCTTGTCCGATCGTCCGAAGCGCATAAAGTTCTTATCGAGTGCACTGCGACGACGCGTCTGGATGTCTGACTTGGCGCTACGCTTAACGGCTGCACTCCATGGGTAGAACGGTGCCCACTCGCCACCATTCGTCTCGGATGAGTCTTCCAGGGTTAGTCGATGGCCACCGGTAAGTGATCCAAGGTCCGGACCGTTTGCCAACTCGACTAGAGAATCATATTCGGCGtgagaaaaataattgcacGATTCGCACACGATAATGGCGAGGAAAAGGTAGAACTTCattatgctgctgttgttggcaatcctgctgctactggtgaaattgttttctgctgagaacaaaaaaaaaaaaagggaaagaataaagaaaaaacttcATCAATAATAAgaacgggaaaaaaaatcctagatgaaataaattacaatacCGCCACCTAacggaagaaacaaaatgagCAAGGAATACGGCTTTCGGATGCTACCATCAGCAAAAAGGAAGCATAAAAGTGGGCGGTTTGGAAAATTTCTCACTTCCGAGCAGTGTGCTGCAACTGTGCGGCGACTACTGGGACGGCACTTGGTCACGGTTTCGGGTGGAAGCACCGGCAGCAAACGTAGCGAAAGGATAACCGAACGATGAAAAAGCGGAACGGGAAGTCAGaagataaatttgaatttaattatgGGCACCCGTTTCGGTTTGGTACCGAGCGTTTGGTACCTTGCTTGGCCACCAAGTTCCGATTGTCTTGCCACAGTTTCTTTCACGTCCGATACACATTCATTCTTTGCGAGTGAGGATGGTTGAACGGCCAACCCACGGCCAGGAAGCCAATTGTTGCGTCAAGAACGTTGGCGCTGTTAATGTGTGAAGAGGGTAGTTTTTGTGGTGTGGATTAATaatattcatttcttttgctttaaatGCTTTTGTTACTCTTAAGAGCGTACTTAGCGGATATGCAACAATGTGGGTCGTGATAATAGTTGTTTAACCGCTTTACAGCTCGCCGAGAAGCATTGGTGTAAATTCTGGATGCGAGTTTTAATTGTAATGCTAGGTACGTCTTTGTTAAAGAAACAGTGAATAATCGTAgttgcctttttttactcttactaTACGATTAAgaacattaaataaaataaattaacaactcAAATCAGCGGACAAGCTGTCAAAGTGCTTGCCATGACagttgcctacatttaggcgcaatAAAATTTTCTCTGTCGCATAGCGCTCTTCTTTACGACTTGATCGTCTCAACGATCCCATAATTGAACTTAATTTTAAAGCCTTTTACAGCACATTTTTTTCAGTTAATCTGTGTCGATGTTGATTGATGTAAAATCCATATCCTGccaagaaaattcaaaaattttcttccacttttattattttttcgaaCGGTTAAAGTatggaaaacttttatcaAAACCATTTACAACTATTTCACGATTGAAAAAAGCATTAGCTTTTAGCGTTGGAGGTCCCCCATTTTCCAGTTAATTGCTGTCACACTCATTAATACTGTaaacttaaattaaaatgtctcGTACGTGAGGACGTGGGCGAAATAAAGTTATCCATTTCTTGCAAGTTTCAAGTGCAAATGTGACTTTTTCCCATTTGGGAATTCCGGCGACGGTGAAAGCGTGCTCATTAGATTCTCCATTTTCAAATGGCGAAATAATGCATCAGCTACAGGTAACAGCTAGGTGCTAGTGGCATGTGTTCAtttggttttttcttattgTAACGAAAACACATTTACCCTAAATAAGCCACATAGCATAAAATACAGCCCAGTATGTGTGAGGTTTCTTCTGCTGCAGTGAGAATCCTTAAACGAGCCGTGCAACCAAATACCATGTGGTCTGGCGTACGTCATACAAAGCCCCAGTAGCGACGTCTGTTTGGATAAAAACAATTCGATATTCGTTCTGTGCATCGTGCACAACAACATGCTCCtgctagttttgttttcgattttcctttTGATCTTGCAGCCTGCAGTGAAAAGGTGTAACAGGTGGTTTTTCAACGAAATCATTCACTTGAACTCGAACACCGGGAAGGTAAGAAGGCGTGCGAATTTTTGGTAGTTGCTTGCGTTGCTATTGCTCTAGGTTCTGTGCAAGGAGGAGcacaggaggaaaaaaaaaaccgttgaaaggtgtttgtttttgctggtcTGCGAGCCGGTTGGGACGGTTGCCTTGAGCTTGTTTTTCGGGAAGCTATTTTCAGTGGCAGTTTTGTCCCAGAAATAAGTAAAATCAATATGCATTGGCTAGGTAGAGGATTTAAGAAGGTGTTCAATGGggaatttcttttctttataaGAAATCAAATTTACATGGAAGAATAAGGCCTAGAAAGGGAAGGTCTTCTAAACTGGAAATTGATTATTACATTAAAATGCAActtataaatgaaaatattttacaatacTACACACCCTGCGTACGTTACTCGAACAAATCGGTAAATCTCCACGACTGAGTCATACATTCTGATAATGAGTAAAGTTTCACCATGAACTGTCTTTACAAGTTGTTCctgcttttattttcacaacTGCACATTTTCAACTGACAtcgaacaaacagaaaaacgaTTGTGATTCGTGCTTAGGAAAAGTTTGCTTCTCTTTGCTCTGTACGCGTCAAGGTTAGAGGTTTTTGGAAGTTTCGCTTAAGAAGACTGAAGCGCAGTACTAGCTTCTGTTCAAAATTAGAGCTATTTTAAAGCTTGAATCCTATCGTCAAATGTCAAACGTGTTTCAATGTAGATGCAAACGCTTTTCACTTCAAATTGTGtcaaattttaattgttcTTTGAAATGCTCATCTAACCTTATGTAtagaaaaagtttaatttccaataaaactttttctttccaacaGTTTTGGATGCCACTGGCAAACAACAGAAACATTTTGATTGAAAGAGATCAGAAACCAGGCGTAAACTTTTTCCAATTGAGCATAGAGCTTCTTTCAAGATTGTTTACagcatttttaaatctttttttgttttccttgttaTCTAGAAAACAACACtatttttgggagattttcagaGTTGTGATAAGGTtatcataatttttgtttcaatgaaatccacacacccAATATAATAAAGAATATGAACAAAAGTAGCACAAACATTCACGCTAGAAAATAACATATGAATACATTCATTAACTAATTGGAACTCGTACCACATATCTCCCGAGAGAATAGAGAAGCGAAGGAATAGCTTCTTGGAAACTATCTAGCGCTTAGTCTCAGACTTCACTAGTTGAAGAAGATTCATCTGTTCCATTATGTTATATGGTTCATTCGCTGGCGGAACATTTAATTACGAAATGACCAAAATTTATTGTTGTGTGAGCGTGAAACGGACATATCGTAGTCCATGGCCAAAATAACAAACTTGTCCTTAGCCGATGCCAATCGTTATCAGCAATGAAATAGATGTTTCAGTTGGTTCTTTGCACCCGAAATTAACCACTCAGTTATGAGTGAGTGCTTGGGCGAGAGTCTCCATCACGAATCAAGCTTCCGCTGAAATCATCTCACGTCTAGTCCGGTCACGATTACGAATCACTGTGCTAATCTGCTAAAACATGTATCGTGCTTCTTCGTTCTTCTACGCCAGTCAAACCGCTTCCGGCGGTGGAAGCTTTACGTGCGTCAGACGGAAATTGGTAGATTTTTAACGGCTTTTCGACAGCGAAGGATAgcataaaacatacacacagacacaagcaGAGAGTGTTTCGCATGCATAAATCGACACAGAGACAGCATCCCCGAAAccgcacaaaaaagaaaaaaaaccaacggtGACGCCACGTTGTCCGAGAAAATGCATTCTGCCAAATAAAAATGGCTGTGCGTGTGTCCGTGGTAGCATTTCCGTTTTGAACCACTGCCAAACGGGCTGGCaatcaataaatcattcaCAACCGTACACAGCCGTAGGTGTCCGCCCGTTGGGCAGATGGGTGGATGGACCAGAAAGATATTAGACCGGAACTGAAACGCGACACGCAAACCGGTGCACTGATTTTCGGTACAATTTCACCTCCTTGTTGCGGGTGTCGGCGTGACGCATCCGGCCATACGACCACGGGATTCACCGTTGGAGGTCACGCTCCAGACATATTATTGTAAATGAAGGAAGAAATGGACTTCTTGAACAGATGCGTAATAGGGGAAGGCGAAAACCATAAGCATCTTATTTAGGGGATCGATCCGGGAAACGGACACAATTTCCTCTTACTCGTCGACTTGGTAACTCGGACAGCTGATGTGTTGCTATTTACTAAAGTATCTTTGAAGTTgtgatatatttttgttgttttttgaatTCAGGTTATCAGGGCAATTCAGGGCAAAAAAGTTttacagaaaataatttttgtagcCTCTTTGTCATAGGTGAAAACGCCGTAAGGTAtgcaatgaatattttatacttGCTCATAGCAATAAACTATCATCGAAACCGACTTTtgtaataataattgcatttttctCAGTTTTTTTCACGAAGGATATCGTTAGAAGATGTCATATTTGCACATAGTTTGGGTTGAAAATTGAGCGAAAATCTCCGGAGGTATGCAATTTAAATGTTAATGCTtgcaataataatcataactACCGCGTTTAGATTTAATAGAACGGCATGGTGAGATTGCTGCATTGTGTCATGAAAATAAAGAGTCGAGTGGGAACTTTCTAAatataattgcatactttcaggtgTTGCTAATCTCTTCAAAAATAGATTCTAAATTAAGTCCTGAACTGACATTTGAAGAATAATATTTACCATAGTCGCAAGACAGACCACAATTTCTTGTTATGACGAATGTGATAAGAAATAGAATTGTGTTGATGTATGTCATAATCACGTATCAAGGCTGCctatttttcccccaaaagaACTGCCTGACCTGCGTTGCCCACAATCGACTCTTAGAACATGATCCATTGtcaaaagtgaaaatttgaagtaaggttgcatacttttaggcgctaTCACCGAGCAATTGTGTTAATAAGAGTATTTTGTTGTATTAGTCATATTGTTAGCAAAAATTCAAAGGCAACACAATGTAAAGCACAATGTTATTTCCTCTCCAGAGCCCTGAACAATTTCTTTAAGGGTTTATCCCATGTTTCTTGTGTAAACGGAAACGATGTCCTTCCTGCAAAAGTAAACTTTGGCTCAATTCTGAGCTGACCAATTTGGATGCCAGCCAATATATTTAACGTCACCgccacacactcactcacagacatacacacacatacgcacgcacaAGAAATggcaaatattataaaaatccTGTCAACGGTCAATTAAGAaatgaggggaaaaaatgtctGTACAATCTGTGATGAAGCTATCTGTAGCTCTTGAAAAGCAGTGGAAAAATATAGCGTAAAGAAGAATCCACGAAACGGCTACgctatttatctatttattgTCCTCGGGGCATATTGTTGTATATCTTTACCAGCACATGGAAACATTTCGCACGATCTTCCGATTTCGTTACGGGTACGCGGTAAACGAAACCTCCGTCAGGATGCTCCGTCCGGCGGGTGTGCATTTGCcgcagaggaaaaaaagggaacgggCAGAGCGGAGAGAGGGCCGAAGGTTCCCCTTTGATTTTGGGCTCCGGGAAGAAATGTCGtatcacttttttgtttgtttgttttttttttttttgacacagAACTCACAAGGACACCTCAGCGTCGCGGCGCCGAAAggatttctttcatttttaatttaatttttgttgcaCTCTAATTTCTCTAACCCACTTTCGGTAAGATCTTGCACGCACTTTTTGGCACTTTGGCTTGCTGTCCCTGATCACCACACTACTACCGCAACGGCTCGCACCATAGGCGCGTTCGCCTGCGATGGAGACGCCAAGTCTACTGATTGGACCGCTCGAACGAACCACGTGCAAATGCGTAACGGTTTGGCAACGGTTTCGCTTTTTCCACCACATACATCCGCACATCCGCACGTAAAGCACTCGAACGAAGCGTCTGTTCCTGCCAGTTTTTCCGGCTTTTCTTCGCTGGCGATGCTGTGCGACACTGGAAGCGGTACGGTCGCCATCGTGGCTTTTTAACTCCACCATCGCCCGGTTGTGTACTTGGGCGTCGTGGTCGTTCGTGGTCGTGTCGGGGCCCGTAAAAAATCGTGCCGTTGCGGTGTATGTGCGTTTCGCATACACCGAAATTGCACGAAGTGGTccctttttcgttttattgcgTATCCTTGAGCAGGGAATCGTTGTCGGTATCCTTTTCTAACACGTAATTTTGAACACTCGCCGGAAGCGCATTTCACGCTCGAGCCTTACGACCCCGTTTTGGTCCGATCTCACGAAAACCCGGGGTGATCCTTGGCTGGAAAATGATCGTTTGGCGCTCACGTCATTATAACGATGTTAAGTGAGAGTAAAGCTCGATGACGTCGTACGATGGCGATAACAAAAGggcttattattttttgataatatttgAGCCTTATGACGTGTGACTGGGATTCAAATAACCCATTGTATTTGTTTCATAAAGATCTTCTACTCATTTTTACGCCAAATGCGTGGGTTTTCGCATGCAATGAAATCATTTTGCAaacttttattgttttaaaaccattttattATGTTGCTTTtcgcacatacatacattacTTGCCACTAAACGCGTGTGTGAGTACAGCACTACATAATGACCCCAGTTGCCATCTGAAGGGCAATGTGGCAAACGGTGTTCCGGAAGCATTCAGCACTGCAATACACCCACCCGGCTAAGTGTacttgcatactttcaggcgccAACCCTGGCGGAGACAATACCGAAACGGTTCAAACTGTCCACTTTTAGTGGTCGTAGGATTttggtcctttttttgttgttgtttcttcttcctcgGTCCCTGTTTTCAAAATAGGAAGAGCATAgaaaagcacataaaaatgAACTTTACTTCCAGCCAAGTACCGGGACTGGAAATGGAAACTCTCATCCGTCCACACACTCATCCGGTTTTTTGGAGGACATTGTGTGTTGGGACGGTTTTAATGCAGTTCTCAATAAAAATAGGATTATGGTGCGTTTGGTACGTAGCAAAAGGGATTTGGTACGATAGGTTCCAGCCCCAGTCGCGTTGCACTAGAATCATTAGCATCGATTGATTTCTGGATGTGTAATAAGCACAGTGGCTTCGCTTGCTGTTGTCGCCAAATCGCACATGTTGGCATTTGAAAGGGTTTATTCTCCTCTGTTTTTTTGCGTGGGTAGTTAAGCAGAATTGCAAAGGTTTATGGCATATTTATTGTGAATTATTAGAGCGCATTCGGCTGGTGGGAAGAGAATGAGCGAAATAAGAACATGTCAGAGTTATGAGGATTTCAAACTAAGTGAATAAATATGACGATaagtttgttgaaaaaatatgtaataaggtgagtttttgaaagatataaaaaatgaCAATTAAGAGTACACAAATCAATAAGATTCATTGGGTAAAGttctaaataataaaacacagaaataatacaaaataaaaagaaaagttaaGAGTCATGAATCGtgacaaaaaaacatcaaaacacaaacgtaaaaaaatatttaaaaaaaacatatttgtgTGCGTGATCCATCCAGATTGTGtcattaaataaatacaatgaATAACGAAACTGCGTCAAAGTCTTTCCCATTCTTTTAGAACGATTCACCTTCATATGACAAAAGGGAGTTTCCATTTTTCGGGCGCGAGTTTTCTCCTCATTCAACGGCCAGACAGACGAACAGACAGGGCGGGAGAATAAGTCTGTCGGTGCCATGTTAAGTTCGTCCCATGTCTGACGGACGCCCTATCCTTGACGTCTCTGCTAGTGAGTCATTGCACGAGATGGCGAgttctattttcatttatcaatGGCATTTAAAGGCATTTTTTGTGCCTCTTGCATGAGGACGTACCGAGTTCAGATGCTAGAACAAAAGCCTAGGCAGGCATAATAAACTTTCACTGGTGGATTTCAGGGGTTTGGCTTCAGGATTTCGattgtgaaattaaaaaacggaaggcacacacacacgccaccaAGTTCAATGTGCCGCCGCAGggcgaataaataaatgaagaatggaaaaatagCAGTGGGAGTACAAACCAGAACACAAAGATATAGTAATAATCGATAAAGCTTAAAAATGCTACTGAGAGGCTCGAGAGGGAAAAAGtaacaacataaacaaagaATCAATGTTTCAGCATGTCCAATGAATATGATGCACACAgtcaaaacaatttaaaaagaagcaaacgaaCGTGCCTAAACATGGGAAGAAAGCACAGGGAAAGTGGCTAGCAAAActattaaaatcaaaatcaattatCGAAGGCTAGCGACAAAAATGCTGCCACCCCCAAAAGTTGATGGTAAAaagttgaaaaggaaaaaaagaagatctaATCTGTAACAAGCTTGTCTCCATGGGTCGATCGGTAAACCACGACTAGTTtaccaaaaaaaccaaaagggTTAGGGCTAGTTAAATGGAAGGGTTTTGTGGGTAACGGTTTTGTCCATTTGCCAGTTTATTGCTTGTGGGAATTGAGCATAGTTTTTAAGGACATTTTTTGGCCACCAAATCACAGAGCTGTGGTAGCCAGTGAAAGGGAAagggcttttgtttttgctgtaaatTGTGCGCTAGTTTTCCCTTTCTCCCTTGCCTTTCGTTCGTACAGTTTCCTCGTTTATGCCGTTGTGCTGCCGTCACTGCTAGTTGGCAATTAAGTATAATCCCAACAGTTTACGGAAAGGAAGCAAGGGGGCCTTGGCAGGTTGAGGGGAAGAATAGTGGGAGAAGGAGGGATTTTTGTGTCCATGAAAATATGACTCAACACCCACCGATCCGCCACGGCTTGTGATGGAACGTTCTTGATCTAGGACAGTATTACGGTGCAGGGTGTTATCAATGATCTGTGCTCAGCTGTGTTTAACAATTTGTAACGAATACATTGAACAGCAATCAATAgtaggtttgtttttaaatttattatagttcattttacttttcatgccacttcttttactgcattttgtacttatttatattttcttatattacttttctcttccatttatttatttgacatAAAAATGCGTTGATTGGTGACATGTGATACTGCTGGAAAAGGTGAGAAATGAATAAATCCCTAAACTGAAGCTTATAATACACAACGGTCACCGTTTCATCCCGAAACCCGGCCACTAATGCCAGGCGGTGGCAAGGTATTCGAGGAGATAACGGATGAAGGTGAAATTGTTTGCTCTTTCGCTCGCCTGTGTTGCGATCAGTGTTGCTGCAGATGAGGCTGTGTATCGGTGTATGTGATATGTAAGGGACACAAGGGGGTTTTAGGGACACACCGATTCATCATCGGTGAAAATCTTGTGTTTCATTTTGgcttaattaaaatgttttttcatCGCTGTGTAGTAGAACATCGTACAACCCGTGAACGCTAGCCATAGTTAGATTGGAACAGTGAAGTATAAAAGTGTATGAATAGTAGAATtggtagaaatatttttaaactaatttatttttgtattgtgaAAAATGGAACTTATTTAATACTTTACAAAATCGGTTGTCTATATAAGTGAAATTGCTTTGCAGTTttagtttgtattttaatacaATTAAACTTTCTTGAAGCTCTTTCTAACATATATCGAAGCATATTTTAGAAGCTTTTCTCGTAAatcgaaataattaaaaatcgcATCACAAAAATAGGTTATGTGCTAGGCGCTAATCTTGACAATGATTCGCTTTTAATCATAATCTTTTTCgaatagaaaataatgaaCAGATCATTTTGGAATCAAAATACTAAACCACACTGTAAATTGTATTCTGAAACGACCTTCGGGCATGTTTGCTGGTGCACCAAGCACACAACCCTCATTCATTCGACATTCCACCCAAGCCATGCGACACAGTTCATTAGTTAAAGTTACCACAGACTCCCGATACGGTACGGAAGCCCATCAACGTGGCCATAAaggctgcagagtggagggtTGAGAATAATTTCCCAAAATTAATGTCTCCGAAAAGTGAGCCCATCGCTATCGTTAGTGCGCGCCACTCGGTCCTATTTTTTGCCACAACCTTTGCCACCTAATTGGCACCATTGGGCTTTCGCGTTCGGGTTTTGGGGGAAAAGTTCCTTCTTCTCACACTCACGCTTTCCGGCTACCCGATGCAACAGGTCGCATGAGATGGTGTTTGTGCTTTCCCGATGGACTTGAAACCTTGCCGACAAGCTAGTGAG encodes the following:
- the LOC126562533 gene encoding FMRF-amide neuropeptides; amino-acid sequence: MFPCAENNFTSSSRIANNSSIMKFYLFLAIIVCESCNYFSHAEYDSLVELANGPDLGSLTGGHRLTLEDSSETNGGEWAPFYPWSAAVKRSAKSDIQTRRRSALDKNFMRFGRSDKDMLRQARANLMRFGRPDRNFLRFGRDPYAALLHDDELSKEYATSTEQLEPSNQAPGDEPAATKRNGGLGASEEMLSTGLSESGEQIKPKQILYIRRDSPKNLMRFGKRRSTGSGYLRFGRAGNLMRFGRASDEPSVALLAASSQFGRTARAGPNLMRFGRAGNLMRFGRADTNGNGTRTRTEELNGTSAGQAPDTLPPNLLELFEKEPDRMLLDALEAAQEADERLPLYIVEKK